One stretch of Lepus europaeus isolate LE1 unplaced genomic scaffold, mLepTim1.pri SCAFFOLD_567, whole genome shotgun sequence DNA includes these proteins:
- the PIGQ gene encoding phosphatidylinositol N-acetylglucosaminyltransferase subunit Q isoform X1, with the protein MLFSDAACRQLTLRRPYTCNRGVGHPGQCGRTCPLGDGQPRGPCQPRGPEPTPPPWALEPRGQPAPQPMPSLSRRVPSMVLKAFFPTCCVSADSGLLVGRWVPEQSSAVVLAVVHFPFIPVQVRELLARVQQVSRVGVTVLGTWCHHRQEPQESLGHFLEGLGAIFSHEPWLQLCRERDSKSWTCKATRRQASAAADEDQVLLIFYDQRKVLLSRLHPPAALPDRQAGDATPSARGLAAVFDTVARSETLFRSDRFDEGPVRLSHWQSEGVEASILVELLTRASGPVCLLLSWLLSLLSAVSSCWVCRLWPLTFVGSKLSTCEQVRHRLEHLSLIFSPQKAQDPTQLMRKANMLVSVLLDVALGLALLSWLHGKNRIGQLADALVPAADHVAEELQHLLQWLMGAPAGLKMNRALDQVLGRFFLYHIHLWISYVHLTSPFIERILWHVGLSACLGLTVAVSVLSDIIALLTFHIYCFYVYGARLYRLKICGLSSLWRLFRGKKWNVLRQRVDSCSYDLDQLFIGTLLFTILVFLLPTTALYYLVFTLVSRAVWMLGLGLDTGLAQAPAPGGRRAGPDPSARGRGQLPAPVLAGPAAVPALQTGSWRQVPRPSARGWQASPPPDADEPPALQPRDAHLPPPQLRLPPQALVELPVPQALLRGAHLPLEAEGGQAGLRDTAAVRSGPGTLPSRPTPSGTGAGPAWGTSTAHRSWGLGAAPCSCSSPVCWGLPLV; encoded by the exons ATGCTCTTCAGTGACGCAGCGTGCCGTCAGCTCACCCTACGGCGGCCGTACACCTGTAACCGTGGTGTGGGGCACCCAGGCCAGTGTGGAAGAACCTGTCCCTTGGGAGATGGACAGCCAaggggcccctgccagcctcgtGGACCAGAACCGACCCCCCCCCCGTGGGCCCTGGAGCCACGTGGGCAGCCGGCCCCTCAGCCCATGCCCTCCCTGTCTCGCAGGGTCCCCAGCATGGTGCTGAAGGCCTTCTTCCCCACGTGCTGCGTCTCGGCGGACAGCGGCCTGCTGGTGGGGCGCTGGGTCCCGGAGCAGAGCAGCGCGGTGGTCCTGGCTGTGGTGCACTTCCCGTTCATCCCCGTGCAGGTCAGGGAGCTCCTGGCGCGGGTGCAGCAGGTCAGCCGGGTCGGCGTGACCGTGCTGGGCACCTGGTGCCACCACCGGCAGGAACCCCAGGAGAGCCTGGGCCActtcctggagggcctgggtgccaTCTTCTCCCACGAGccctggctgcagctgtgccgggAGCGGGACAGCAAGTCCTGGACCTGCAAGGCCACCCGCCGGCAGGCATCCGCAGCTGCCGACGAGGACCAGGTCCTGCTCATCTTCTACGACCAGCGCAAGGTGCTGCTGTCCCGGCTGCACCCGCCTGCCGCCCTGCCCGACCGCCAGGCTGGAGACGCCACACCCAGCGCCAGGGGCCTGGCTGCCGTGTTCGACACGGTGGCGCGCAGCGAGACGCTGTTCCGCAGCGACCGCTTTGACGAGGGCCCCGTGCGGCTGAGCCACTGGCAGTCCGAGGGCGTGGAGGCCAGCATCCTCGTGGAGCTGCTGACACGGGCCTCGGGGCCCGTGTGCCTgctgctgtcctggctgctctccctgCTGTCGGCCGTCAGCTCCTGCTG GGTGTGCAGGCTCTGGCCCCTGACCTTCGTCGGGAGCAAGCTCTCCACGTGTGAGCAGGTCCGGCACCGGCTGGAGCACCTCTCACTCATCTTCAGCCCCCAGAAGGCCCAGGACCCCACCCAGCTGATGAG GAAGGCCAACATGCTGGTCTCCGTGCTTCTGGACGTGGCCCTCGGCCTCGCGCTGCTGTCCTGGCTCCATGGCAAGAACCGGATCGGGCAGCTGGCCGATGCCCTTGTGCCTGCGGCTGAT cacgtGGCCGAGGAGCTGCAGCATCTGCTGCAGTGGTTGATGGGCGCACCTGCTGGGCTCAAGATGAACCGGGCCCTGGACCAGGTGCTGGGCCGCTTCTTCCTGTACCACATCCACCTGTGGATCA GCTACGTCCACCTCACGTCTCCGTTCATCGAGCGCATCCTGTGGCACGTgggcctctctgcctgcctgggccTGACGGTGGCCGTGTCCGTCCTGTCGGACATCATCGCCCTGCTCACCTTCCACATCTACTGCTTCTACGTCTACGGGGCCAG GCTGTACCGCCTCAAGATCTGCGGCCTGTCCTCGCTCTGGCGTCTGTTCCGTGGCAAGAAGTGGAACGTCCTGCGGCAGCGGGTGGATTCCTGCTCCTACGACCTGGACCAG CTGTTCATCGGAACTTTGCTCTTCACCATCCTGGTCTTCCTCCTGCCCACCACGGCCCTGTACTACCTGGTGTTCACCCTGGTGAGCAGAGCAGTCTGgatgctgggcctgggcctggacaCAGGCCTTGCCCAAG ctccggctcctggtGGTCGCCGTGCAGGGCCTGATCCATCTGCTCGTGGACGTGGTCAACTCCCTGCCCCTGTACTCGCTGGGCCTGCGGCTGTGCCGGCCCTACAGACTGGCAG CTGGCGTCAAGTTCCGCGTCCTAGCGCACGAGGCTGGCAGGCCTCTCCGCCTCCTGATGCAG ATGAACCCCCTGCCCTACAGCCACGTGATGCACATCTACCGCCTCCCCAGCTGCGGCTGCCACCCCAAGCACTCGTGGAGCTCCCTGTGCCGCAAGCTCTTCTTCGGGGAGCTCATCTAcccctggaggcagaggggggACAAGCAGGACTGAGAGACACGGCTGCGGTGCGCTCCGGGCCAGGGACCCTGCCTTCCCGCCCCACCCCGTCTGGAACcggtgcaggccctgcctggggcACCTCCACTGCCCACCGGTcatgggggctgggggcggccccCTGCTCCTGCTCTAGCCCCGTCTGCTGGGGTTTGCCCTTGGTCTGA
- the PIGQ gene encoding phosphatidylinositol N-acetylglucosaminyltransferase subunit Q isoform X3, with protein sequence MLFSDAACRQLTLRRPYTCNRGVGHPGQCGRTCPLGDGQPRGPCQPRGPEPTPPPWALEPRGQPAPQPMPSLSRRVPSMVLKAFFPTCCVSADSGLLVGRWVPEQSSAVVLAVVHFPFIPVQVRELLARVQQVSRVGVTVLGTWCHHRQEPQESLGHFLEGLGAIFSHEPWLQLCRERDSKSWTCKATRRQASAAADEDQVLLIFYDQRKVLLSRLHPPAALPDRQAGDATPSARGLAAVFDTVARSETLFRSDRFDEGPVRLSHWQSEGVEASILVELLTRASGPVCLLLSWLLSLLSAVSSCWVCRLWPLTFVGSKLSTCEQVRHRLEHLSLIFSPQKAQDPTQLMRKANMLVSVLLDVALGLALLSWLHGKNRIGQLADALVPAADHVAEELQHLLQWLMGAPAGLKMNRALDQVLGRFFLYHIHLWISYVHLTSPFIERILWHVGLSACLGLTVAVSVLSDIIALLTFHIYCFYVYGARLYRLKICGLSSLWRLFRGKKWNVLRQRVDSCSYDLDQLFIGTLLFTILVFLLPTTALYYLVFTLLRLLVVAVQGLIHLLVDVVNSLPLYSLGLRLCRPYRLAAGVKFRVLAHEAGRPLRLLMQMNPLPYSHVMHIYRLPSCGCHPKHSWSSLCRKLFFGELIYPWRQRGDKQD encoded by the exons ATGCTCTTCAGTGACGCAGCGTGCCGTCAGCTCACCCTACGGCGGCCGTACACCTGTAACCGTGGTGTGGGGCACCCAGGCCAGTGTGGAAGAACCTGTCCCTTGGGAGATGGACAGCCAaggggcccctgccagcctcgtGGACCAGAACCGACCCCCCCCCCGTGGGCCCTGGAGCCACGTGGGCAGCCGGCCCCTCAGCCCATGCCCTCCCTGTCTCGCAGGGTCCCCAGCATGGTGCTGAAGGCCTTCTTCCCCACGTGCTGCGTCTCGGCGGACAGCGGCCTGCTGGTGGGGCGCTGGGTCCCGGAGCAGAGCAGCGCGGTGGTCCTGGCTGTGGTGCACTTCCCGTTCATCCCCGTGCAGGTCAGGGAGCTCCTGGCGCGGGTGCAGCAGGTCAGCCGGGTCGGCGTGACCGTGCTGGGCACCTGGTGCCACCACCGGCAGGAACCCCAGGAGAGCCTGGGCCActtcctggagggcctgggtgccaTCTTCTCCCACGAGccctggctgcagctgtgccgggAGCGGGACAGCAAGTCCTGGACCTGCAAGGCCACCCGCCGGCAGGCATCCGCAGCTGCCGACGAGGACCAGGTCCTGCTCATCTTCTACGACCAGCGCAAGGTGCTGCTGTCCCGGCTGCACCCGCCTGCCGCCCTGCCCGACCGCCAGGCTGGAGACGCCACACCCAGCGCCAGGGGCCTGGCTGCCGTGTTCGACACGGTGGCGCGCAGCGAGACGCTGTTCCGCAGCGACCGCTTTGACGAGGGCCCCGTGCGGCTGAGCCACTGGCAGTCCGAGGGCGTGGAGGCCAGCATCCTCGTGGAGCTGCTGACACGGGCCTCGGGGCCCGTGTGCCTgctgctgtcctggctgctctccctgCTGTCGGCCGTCAGCTCCTGCTG GGTGTGCAGGCTCTGGCCCCTGACCTTCGTCGGGAGCAAGCTCTCCACGTGTGAGCAGGTCCGGCACCGGCTGGAGCACCTCTCACTCATCTTCAGCCCCCAGAAGGCCCAGGACCCCACCCAGCTGATGAG GAAGGCCAACATGCTGGTCTCCGTGCTTCTGGACGTGGCCCTCGGCCTCGCGCTGCTGTCCTGGCTCCATGGCAAGAACCGGATCGGGCAGCTGGCCGATGCCCTTGTGCCTGCGGCTGAT cacgtGGCCGAGGAGCTGCAGCATCTGCTGCAGTGGTTGATGGGCGCACCTGCTGGGCTCAAGATGAACCGGGCCCTGGACCAGGTGCTGGGCCGCTTCTTCCTGTACCACATCCACCTGTGGATCA GCTACGTCCACCTCACGTCTCCGTTCATCGAGCGCATCCTGTGGCACGTgggcctctctgcctgcctgggccTGACGGTGGCCGTGTCCGTCCTGTCGGACATCATCGCCCTGCTCACCTTCCACATCTACTGCTTCTACGTCTACGGGGCCAG GCTGTACCGCCTCAAGATCTGCGGCCTGTCCTCGCTCTGGCGTCTGTTCCGTGGCAAGAAGTGGAACGTCCTGCGGCAGCGGGTGGATTCCTGCTCCTACGACCTGGACCAG CTGTTCATCGGAACTTTGCTCTTCACCATCCTGGTCTTCCTCCTGCCCACCACGGCCCTGTACTACCTGGTGTTCACCCTG ctccggctcctggtGGTCGCCGTGCAGGGCCTGATCCATCTGCTCGTGGACGTGGTCAACTCCCTGCCCCTGTACTCGCTGGGCCTGCGGCTGTGCCGGCCCTACAGACTGGCAG CTGGCGTCAAGTTCCGCGTCCTAGCGCACGAGGCTGGCAGGCCTCTCCGCCTCCTGATGCAG ATGAACCCCCTGCCCTACAGCCACGTGATGCACATCTACCGCCTCCCCAGCTGCGGCTGCCACCCCAAGCACTCGTGGAGCTCCCTGTGCCGCAAGCTCTTCTTCGGGGAGCTCATCTAcccctggaggcagaggggggACAAGCAGGACTGA
- the PIGQ gene encoding phosphatidylinositol N-acetylglucosaminyltransferase subunit Q isoform X5, with protein sequence MLFSDAACRQLTLRRPYTCNRGVGHPGQCGRTCPLGDGQPRGPCQPRGPEPTPPPWALEPRGQPAPQPMPSLSRRVPSMVLKAFFPTCCVSADSGLLVGRWVPEQSSAVVLAVVHFPFIPVQVRELLARVQQVSRVGVTVLGTWCHHRQEPQESLGHFLEGLGAIFSHEPWLQLCRERDSKSWTCKATRRQASAAADEDQVLLIFYDQRKVLLSRLHPPAALPDRQAGDATPSARGLAAVFDTVARSETLFRSDRFDEGPVRLSHWQSEGVEASILVELLTRASGPVCLLLSWLLSLLSAVSSCWVCRLWPLTFVGSKLSTCEQVRHRLEHLSLIFSPQKAQDPTQLMRKANMLVSVLLDVALGLALLSWLHGKNRIGQLADALVPAADHVAEELQHLLQWLMGAPAGLKMNRALDQVLGRFFLYHIHLWISYVHLTSPFIERILWHVGLSACLGLTVAVSVLSDIIALLTFHIYCFYVYGARLYRLKICGLSSLWRLFRGKKWNVLRQRVDSCSYDLDQLFIGTLLFTILVFLLPTTALYYLVFTLVSRAVWMLGLGLDTGLAQAPAPGGRRAGPDPSARGRGQLPAPVLAGPAAVPALQTGR encoded by the exons ATGCTCTTCAGTGACGCAGCGTGCCGTCAGCTCACCCTACGGCGGCCGTACACCTGTAACCGTGGTGTGGGGCACCCAGGCCAGTGTGGAAGAACCTGTCCCTTGGGAGATGGACAGCCAaggggcccctgccagcctcgtGGACCAGAACCGACCCCCCCCCCGTGGGCCCTGGAGCCACGTGGGCAGCCGGCCCCTCAGCCCATGCCCTCCCTGTCTCGCAGGGTCCCCAGCATGGTGCTGAAGGCCTTCTTCCCCACGTGCTGCGTCTCGGCGGACAGCGGCCTGCTGGTGGGGCGCTGGGTCCCGGAGCAGAGCAGCGCGGTGGTCCTGGCTGTGGTGCACTTCCCGTTCATCCCCGTGCAGGTCAGGGAGCTCCTGGCGCGGGTGCAGCAGGTCAGCCGGGTCGGCGTGACCGTGCTGGGCACCTGGTGCCACCACCGGCAGGAACCCCAGGAGAGCCTGGGCCActtcctggagggcctgggtgccaTCTTCTCCCACGAGccctggctgcagctgtgccgggAGCGGGACAGCAAGTCCTGGACCTGCAAGGCCACCCGCCGGCAGGCATCCGCAGCTGCCGACGAGGACCAGGTCCTGCTCATCTTCTACGACCAGCGCAAGGTGCTGCTGTCCCGGCTGCACCCGCCTGCCGCCCTGCCCGACCGCCAGGCTGGAGACGCCACACCCAGCGCCAGGGGCCTGGCTGCCGTGTTCGACACGGTGGCGCGCAGCGAGACGCTGTTCCGCAGCGACCGCTTTGACGAGGGCCCCGTGCGGCTGAGCCACTGGCAGTCCGAGGGCGTGGAGGCCAGCATCCTCGTGGAGCTGCTGACACGGGCCTCGGGGCCCGTGTGCCTgctgctgtcctggctgctctccctgCTGTCGGCCGTCAGCTCCTGCTG GGTGTGCAGGCTCTGGCCCCTGACCTTCGTCGGGAGCAAGCTCTCCACGTGTGAGCAGGTCCGGCACCGGCTGGAGCACCTCTCACTCATCTTCAGCCCCCAGAAGGCCCAGGACCCCACCCAGCTGATGAG GAAGGCCAACATGCTGGTCTCCGTGCTTCTGGACGTGGCCCTCGGCCTCGCGCTGCTGTCCTGGCTCCATGGCAAGAACCGGATCGGGCAGCTGGCCGATGCCCTTGTGCCTGCGGCTGAT cacgtGGCCGAGGAGCTGCAGCATCTGCTGCAGTGGTTGATGGGCGCACCTGCTGGGCTCAAGATGAACCGGGCCCTGGACCAGGTGCTGGGCCGCTTCTTCCTGTACCACATCCACCTGTGGATCA GCTACGTCCACCTCACGTCTCCGTTCATCGAGCGCATCCTGTGGCACGTgggcctctctgcctgcctgggccTGACGGTGGCCGTGTCCGTCCTGTCGGACATCATCGCCCTGCTCACCTTCCACATCTACTGCTTCTACGTCTACGGGGCCAG GCTGTACCGCCTCAAGATCTGCGGCCTGTCCTCGCTCTGGCGTCTGTTCCGTGGCAAGAAGTGGAACGTCCTGCGGCAGCGGGTGGATTCCTGCTCCTACGACCTGGACCAG CTGTTCATCGGAACTTTGCTCTTCACCATCCTGGTCTTCCTCCTGCCCACCACGGCCCTGTACTACCTGGTGTTCACCCTGGTGAGCAGAGCAGTCTGgatgctgggcctgggcctggacaCAGGCCTTGCCCAAG ctccggctcctggtGGTCGCCGTGCAGGGCCTGATCCATCTGCTCGTGGACGTGGTCAACTCCCTGCCCCTGTACTCGCTGGGCCTGCGGCTGTGCCGGCCCTACAGACTGGCAG ATGA
- the PIGQ gene encoding phosphatidylinositol N-acetylglucosaminyltransferase subunit Q isoform X4, with protein sequence MVLKAFFPTCCVSADSGLLVGRWVPEQSSAVVLAVVHFPFIPVQVRELLARVQQVSRVGVTVLGTWCHHRQEPQESLGHFLEGLGAIFSHEPWLQLCRERDSKSWTCKATRRQASAAADEDQVLLIFYDQRKVLLSRLHPPAALPDRQAGDATPSARGLAAVFDTVARSETLFRSDRFDEGPVRLSHWQSEGVEASILVELLTRASGPVCLLLSWLLSLLSAVSSCWVCRLWPLTFVGSKLSTCEQVRHRLEHLSLIFSPQKAQDPTQLMRKANMLVSVLLDVALGLALLSWLHGKNRIGQLADALVPAADHVAEELQHLLQWLMGAPAGLKMNRALDQVLGRFFLYHIHLWISYVHLTSPFIERILWHVGLSACLGLTVAVSVLSDIIALLTFHIYCFYVYGARLYRLKICGLSSLWRLFRGKKWNVLRQRVDSCSYDLDQLFIGTLLFTILVFLLPTTALYYLVFTLVSRAVWMLGLGLDTGLAQAPAPGGRRAGPDPSARGRGQLPAPVLAGPAAVPALQTGSWRQVPRPSARGWQASPPPDADEPPALQPRDAHLPPPQLRLPPQALVELPVPQALLRGAHLPLEAEGGQAGLRDTAAVRSGPGTLPSRPTPSGTGAGPAWGTSTAHRSWGLGAAPCSCSSPVCWGLPLV encoded by the exons ATGGTGCTGAAGGCCTTCTTCCCCACGTGCTGCGTCTCGGCGGACAGCGGCCTGCTGGTGGGGCGCTGGGTCCCGGAGCAGAGCAGCGCGGTGGTCCTGGCTGTGGTGCACTTCCCGTTCATCCCCGTGCAGGTCAGGGAGCTCCTGGCGCGGGTGCAGCAGGTCAGCCGGGTCGGCGTGACCGTGCTGGGCACCTGGTGCCACCACCGGCAGGAACCCCAGGAGAGCCTGGGCCActtcctggagggcctgggtgccaTCTTCTCCCACGAGccctggctgcagctgtgccgggAGCGGGACAGCAAGTCCTGGACCTGCAAGGCCACCCGCCGGCAGGCATCCGCAGCTGCCGACGAGGACCAGGTCCTGCTCATCTTCTACGACCAGCGCAAGGTGCTGCTGTCCCGGCTGCACCCGCCTGCCGCCCTGCCCGACCGCCAGGCTGGAGACGCCACACCCAGCGCCAGGGGCCTGGCTGCCGTGTTCGACACGGTGGCGCGCAGCGAGACGCTGTTCCGCAGCGACCGCTTTGACGAGGGCCCCGTGCGGCTGAGCCACTGGCAGTCCGAGGGCGTGGAGGCCAGCATCCTCGTGGAGCTGCTGACACGGGCCTCGGGGCCCGTGTGCCTgctgctgtcctggctgctctccctgCTGTCGGCCGTCAGCTCCTGCTG GGTGTGCAGGCTCTGGCCCCTGACCTTCGTCGGGAGCAAGCTCTCCACGTGTGAGCAGGTCCGGCACCGGCTGGAGCACCTCTCACTCATCTTCAGCCCCCAGAAGGCCCAGGACCCCACCCAGCTGATGAG GAAGGCCAACATGCTGGTCTCCGTGCTTCTGGACGTGGCCCTCGGCCTCGCGCTGCTGTCCTGGCTCCATGGCAAGAACCGGATCGGGCAGCTGGCCGATGCCCTTGTGCCTGCGGCTGAT cacgtGGCCGAGGAGCTGCAGCATCTGCTGCAGTGGTTGATGGGCGCACCTGCTGGGCTCAAGATGAACCGGGCCCTGGACCAGGTGCTGGGCCGCTTCTTCCTGTACCACATCCACCTGTGGATCA GCTACGTCCACCTCACGTCTCCGTTCATCGAGCGCATCCTGTGGCACGTgggcctctctgcctgcctgggccTGACGGTGGCCGTGTCCGTCCTGTCGGACATCATCGCCCTGCTCACCTTCCACATCTACTGCTTCTACGTCTACGGGGCCAG GCTGTACCGCCTCAAGATCTGCGGCCTGTCCTCGCTCTGGCGTCTGTTCCGTGGCAAGAAGTGGAACGTCCTGCGGCAGCGGGTGGATTCCTGCTCCTACGACCTGGACCAG CTGTTCATCGGAACTTTGCTCTTCACCATCCTGGTCTTCCTCCTGCCCACCACGGCCCTGTACTACCTGGTGTTCACCCTGGTGAGCAGAGCAGTCTGgatgctgggcctgggcctggacaCAGGCCTTGCCCAAG ctccggctcctggtGGTCGCCGTGCAGGGCCTGATCCATCTGCTCGTGGACGTGGTCAACTCCCTGCCCCTGTACTCGCTGGGCCTGCGGCTGTGCCGGCCCTACAGACTGGCAG CTGGCGTCAAGTTCCGCGTCCTAGCGCACGAGGCTGGCAGGCCTCTCCGCCTCCTGATGCAG ATGAACCCCCTGCCCTACAGCCACGTGATGCACATCTACCGCCTCCCCAGCTGCGGCTGCCACCCCAAGCACTCGTGGAGCTCCCTGTGCCGCAAGCTCTTCTTCGGGGAGCTCATCTAcccctggaggcagaggggggACAAGCAGGACTGAGAGACACGGCTGCGGTGCGCTCCGGGCCAGGGACCCTGCCTTCCCGCCCCACCCCGTCTGGAACcggtgcaggccctgcctggggcACCTCCACTGCCCACCGGTcatgggggctgggggcggccccCTGCTCCTGCTCTAGCCCCGTCTGCTGGGGTTTGCCCTTGGTCTGA
- the PIGQ gene encoding phosphatidylinositol N-acetylglucosaminyltransferase subunit Q isoform X2 yields MLFSDAACRQLTLRRPYTCNRGVGHPGQCGRTCPLGDGQPRGPCQPRGPEPTPPPWALEPRGQPAPQPMPSLSRRVPSMVLKAFFPTCCVSADSGLLVGRWVPEQSSAVVLAVVHFPFIPVQVRELLARVQQVSRVGVTVLGTWCHHRQEPQESLGHFLEGLGAIFSHEPWLQLCRERDSKSWTCKATRRQASAAADEDQVLLIFYDQRKVLLSRLHPPAALPDRQAGDATPSARGLAAVFDTVARSETLFRSDRFDEGPVRLSHWQSEGVEASILVELLTRASGPVCLLLSWLLSLLSAVSSCWVCRLWPLTFVGSKLSTCEQVRHRLEHLSLIFSPQKAQDPTQLMRKANMLVSVLLDVALGLALLSWLHGKNRIGQLADALVPAADHVAEELQHLLQWLMGAPAGLKMNRALDQVLGRFFLYHIHLWISYVHLTSPFIERILWHVGLSACLGLTVAVSVLSDIIALLTFHIYCFYVYGARLYRLKICGLSSLWRLFRGKKWNVLRQRVDSCSYDLDQLFIGTLLFTILVFLLPTTALYYLVFTLLRLLVVAVQGLIHLLVDVVNSLPLYSLGLRLCRPYRLADEPPALQPRDAHLPPPQLRLPPQALVELPVPQALLRGAHLPLEAEGGQAGLRDTAAVRSGPGTLPSRPTPSGTGAGPAWGTSTAHRSWGLGAAPCSCSSPVCWGLPLV; encoded by the exons ATGCTCTTCAGTGACGCAGCGTGCCGTCAGCTCACCCTACGGCGGCCGTACACCTGTAACCGTGGTGTGGGGCACCCAGGCCAGTGTGGAAGAACCTGTCCCTTGGGAGATGGACAGCCAaggggcccctgccagcctcgtGGACCAGAACCGACCCCCCCCCCGTGGGCCCTGGAGCCACGTGGGCAGCCGGCCCCTCAGCCCATGCCCTCCCTGTCTCGCAGGGTCCCCAGCATGGTGCTGAAGGCCTTCTTCCCCACGTGCTGCGTCTCGGCGGACAGCGGCCTGCTGGTGGGGCGCTGGGTCCCGGAGCAGAGCAGCGCGGTGGTCCTGGCTGTGGTGCACTTCCCGTTCATCCCCGTGCAGGTCAGGGAGCTCCTGGCGCGGGTGCAGCAGGTCAGCCGGGTCGGCGTGACCGTGCTGGGCACCTGGTGCCACCACCGGCAGGAACCCCAGGAGAGCCTGGGCCActtcctggagggcctgggtgccaTCTTCTCCCACGAGccctggctgcagctgtgccgggAGCGGGACAGCAAGTCCTGGACCTGCAAGGCCACCCGCCGGCAGGCATCCGCAGCTGCCGACGAGGACCAGGTCCTGCTCATCTTCTACGACCAGCGCAAGGTGCTGCTGTCCCGGCTGCACCCGCCTGCCGCCCTGCCCGACCGCCAGGCTGGAGACGCCACACCCAGCGCCAGGGGCCTGGCTGCCGTGTTCGACACGGTGGCGCGCAGCGAGACGCTGTTCCGCAGCGACCGCTTTGACGAGGGCCCCGTGCGGCTGAGCCACTGGCAGTCCGAGGGCGTGGAGGCCAGCATCCTCGTGGAGCTGCTGACACGGGCCTCGGGGCCCGTGTGCCTgctgctgtcctggctgctctccctgCTGTCGGCCGTCAGCTCCTGCTG GGTGTGCAGGCTCTGGCCCCTGACCTTCGTCGGGAGCAAGCTCTCCACGTGTGAGCAGGTCCGGCACCGGCTGGAGCACCTCTCACTCATCTTCAGCCCCCAGAAGGCCCAGGACCCCACCCAGCTGATGAG GAAGGCCAACATGCTGGTCTCCGTGCTTCTGGACGTGGCCCTCGGCCTCGCGCTGCTGTCCTGGCTCCATGGCAAGAACCGGATCGGGCAGCTGGCCGATGCCCTTGTGCCTGCGGCTGAT cacgtGGCCGAGGAGCTGCAGCATCTGCTGCAGTGGTTGATGGGCGCACCTGCTGGGCTCAAGATGAACCGGGCCCTGGACCAGGTGCTGGGCCGCTTCTTCCTGTACCACATCCACCTGTGGATCA GCTACGTCCACCTCACGTCTCCGTTCATCGAGCGCATCCTGTGGCACGTgggcctctctgcctgcctgggccTGACGGTGGCCGTGTCCGTCCTGTCGGACATCATCGCCCTGCTCACCTTCCACATCTACTGCTTCTACGTCTACGGGGCCAG GCTGTACCGCCTCAAGATCTGCGGCCTGTCCTCGCTCTGGCGTCTGTTCCGTGGCAAGAAGTGGAACGTCCTGCGGCAGCGGGTGGATTCCTGCTCCTACGACCTGGACCAG CTGTTCATCGGAACTTTGCTCTTCACCATCCTGGTCTTCCTCCTGCCCACCACGGCCCTGTACTACCTGGTGTTCACCCTG ctccggctcctggtGGTCGCCGTGCAGGGCCTGATCCATCTGCTCGTGGACGTGGTCAACTCCCTGCCCCTGTACTCGCTGGGCCTGCGGCTGTGCCGGCCCTACAGACTGGCAG ATGAACCCCCTGCCCTACAGCCACGTGATGCACATCTACCGCCTCCCCAGCTGCGGCTGCCACCCCAAGCACTCGTGGAGCTCCCTGTGCCGCAAGCTCTTCTTCGGGGAGCTCATCTAcccctggaggcagaggggggACAAGCAGGACTGAGAGACACGGCTGCGGTGCGCTCCGGGCCAGGGACCCTGCCTTCCCGCCCCACCCCGTCTGGAACcggtgcaggccctgcctggggcACCTCCACTGCCCACCGGTcatgggggctgggggcggccccCTGCTCCTGCTCTAGCCCCGTCTGCTGGGGTTTGCCCTTGGTCTGA